A genomic segment from Lignipirellula cremea encodes:
- a CDS encoding formylmethanofuran dehydrogenase subunit B — MSEDSRTLTDVACTVCGCVCDDLRVQVQQNRITSIENDCSLARPWFEQLETARPPAARIDGATVSVDQAIDQAVRLLSASRAPLIFGLSRSSTPGQRSAVRLAERLGGTIDTTASVCHGPSIMAIQEVGESTSTLGEVRNRADLVIFWGADPVVSHPRHLERYSVDPPGLFISGRADRKVVVIDRQPTATSARADLFLQIPAGRDFEAIWALRQLVAGHDLQPGHDTGLPHADLVALAEQMKTCRYGAVFFGLGLAQRGIGHANVEALLRLVDELNQHARFIARRMRIPGDVTGADSVLCWSTGYPFAVNFARGYPRYNPGEYSANELLERREVDLCLLVGSENVSDFSPAARRTLTEIPTIALDYPQTEPDFTPGVQFATAIYGVHQAGTAYRMDEAPIPLSKLLDSDYPTDHDLLDRLYAQLFPDDPVSGTI; from the coding sequence ATGAGCGAGGACAGCCGCACCTTGACCGATGTCGCCTGCACCGTTTGCGGTTGCGTGTGCGACGACCTGCGCGTGCAGGTGCAGCAGAACCGCATCACGTCGATCGAGAACGACTGCTCCCTGGCCAGACCCTGGTTCGAACAGCTGGAAACAGCCCGGCCGCCCGCCGCCCGGATCGACGGGGCCACTGTCTCCGTCGACCAGGCGATCGACCAGGCGGTCCGTCTGCTCTCCGCCAGTCGGGCTCCCCTGATTTTTGGCCTGTCACGCAGCAGCACGCCGGGACAACGCTCGGCAGTGCGTCTGGCGGAGCGACTGGGCGGCACGATCGACACCACGGCGTCGGTCTGTCATGGTCCCTCGATCATGGCGATCCAGGAGGTGGGCGAATCGACCTCGACCCTGGGCGAAGTTCGCAATCGGGCCGACCTGGTCATCTTCTGGGGGGCCGATCCGGTGGTCAGCCATCCCCGGCACCTGGAGCGGTATTCGGTCGATCCGCCGGGTCTGTTCATCTCAGGACGCGCGGACCGCAAGGTCGTGGTGATTGATCGCCAGCCGACCGCCACCAGCGCACGGGCCGACCTGTTCCTGCAGATTCCCGCCGGCCGCGACTTCGAAGCGATCTGGGCCCTGCGGCAACTGGTCGCCGGGCACGATCTGCAGCCGGGGCATGATACGGGCCTGCCGCATGCCGATCTGGTCGCCCTGGCGGAGCAGATGAAAACCTGCCGCTATGGGGCCGTGTTCTTTGGGCTGGGACTGGCCCAAAGGGGAATCGGCCACGCCAACGTGGAAGCCCTGCTGCGTCTGGTGGACGAGCTGAACCAGCACGCCCGGTTTATCGCCCGCCGCATGCGCATCCCGGGCGACGTCACGGGGGCGGATAGCGTGCTCTGCTGGTCGACCGGTTATCCGTTCGCGGTGAACTTCGCCCGCGGCTATCCGCGTTACAACCCGGGCGAGTACTCGGCGAACGAACTGCTGGAAAGGCGGGAGGTCGACCTCTGCCTGCTCGTTGGTTCGGAGAACGTCAGCGACTTCTCCCCGGCGGCCCGACGGACGCTGACGGAGATCCCGACGATTGCCCTCGATTACCCGCAGACCGAGCCCGACTTTACGCCCGGCGTGCAGTTCGCCACGGCCATCTACGGCGTACACCAGGCCGGCACCGCGTACCGGATGGATGAGGCGCCGATCCCGCTGAGCAAGCTGCTTGACTCCGACTATCCGACCGACCACGACCTGCTGGATCGTCTTTACGCGCAGCTCTTTCCCGACGATCCCGTCAGTGGCACGATCTGA
- a CDS encoding SMP-30/gluconolactonase/LRE family protein gives MHHAAGFSRRSWIKGSLGAVIAWGASRSTLAGLPADAYAGLDSDAYLGKVKVAAVVPDKKCFTEGPAADRQGDLYFTNTEMKQILKYSPRTGQLSVFRENSNAANGLYFDPQGRLLACEGGAGRVTRTDMKTGQIEVLADKYKGRPFAAPNDLCQDEAGRVYFTSRPGPPDPADGNVNAVYRIDPDGKVTQLLHWPDIHMPNGIVISPDNKTLYLIEAHPDADLHRDIRAYDLGADGSLSNERVLIDFYPGRSGDGMCIDSAGNLYVAAGLHKTRKTSETLDTRPGIHVVSPTGKLLAFRETPEDTVTNCSFGGPDLRTLYVTCGKKLLAIPTKIAGKASYRPDA, from the coding sequence ATGCATCATGCTGCTGGTTTTTCGCGACGTAGCTGGATCAAGGGAAGCCTGGGCGCCGTAATCGCCTGGGGCGCAAGCAGAAGCACGCTGGCCGGCCTGCCGGCCGACGCTTATGCGGGGCTCGACAGCGACGCTTACCTGGGAAAGGTGAAGGTCGCGGCCGTGGTGCCCGACAAAAAGTGCTTTACCGAAGGGCCGGCGGCCGACCGCCAGGGCGATCTGTATTTCACCAATACGGAGATGAAGCAGATCCTCAAGTACTCGCCCAGAACGGGCCAGCTGTCGGTTTTCCGCGAGAACAGCAACGCGGCGAACGGCCTGTATTTTGATCCGCAAGGACGCCTGCTGGCCTGCGAAGGCGGGGCCGGTCGGGTCACCCGAACCGATATGAAAACGGGACAGATCGAAGTGCTGGCGGACAAGTACAAGGGCCGCCCCTTTGCCGCCCCCAACGACCTCTGCCAAGACGAAGCCGGCCGGGTGTACTTTACCTCGCGACCAGGCCCCCCCGATCCGGCGGACGGGAACGTCAATGCGGTGTACCGGATTGATCCCGACGGCAAGGTCACGCAGCTGCTGCACTGGCCCGACATCCACATGCCCAACGGGATTGTCATCTCGCCCGACAATAAAACGCTCTACCTGATCGAAGCCCATCCGGACGCCGACCTGCATCGCGATATCCGCGCGTACGATCTGGGAGCCGACGGCTCGCTGTCGAACGAGCGGGTGCTGATCGACTTTTACCCGGGCCGCAGCGGCGACGGCATGTGCATTGATTCCGCAGGGAACCTGTACGTGGCGGCCGGTTTGCACAAAACTCGCAAGACGAGTGAAACGCTCGACACGCGGCCTGGCATCCATGTGGTGTCGCCGACAGGGAAGCTGCTGGCGTTCCGGGAAACGCCTGAGGATACGGTGACCAACTGCAGTTTCGGCGGCCCCGATCTGCGCACGCTGTACGTTACATGCGGCAAAAAGCTGCTGGCCATTCCCACTAAAATCGCCGGCAAAGCCAGCTATCGTCCGGACGCGTAG
- a CDS encoding prenyltransferase/squalene oxidase repeat-containing protein, which produces MIGRFACLGVCLLVLLGAGKSRAEESIDQKVKAGLRRFFAQTARPDGSFQPGIDPQYLGMSDTAYSDLAAVTYAATLHQTFGWKLPHPEATIQFLQSRQKKNGDFFNVAGTVDPESAAGRTYNTTQGLVALHALASRPLYDPLPVFEEILREDYKTLPPYSTSFFPLAYLCAGKPIPPLADRGIRALMIQDETGYMNDHVAATFHASHYYRLVGEEAPKSSEMVNRILRDQKPDGSWMLFMPSRDRHATFDAVFTLRHEGAGREDCRQAIQKAAAWALSCQNQDGGFGHFPGSTSDADANYFHVGVLVMAGLVKPCDPLPNDPHLLSWGHLMPVGKTSPQSPRLSLQADGWVGGVAIDPASSQLAVGSADNRTRLYDLASGKLQKELHEHQDYVAAVRFHPTAPQLATASYDHTAILWDLRTGKIQHQLQGHQGAVLDCAFSPSGELLATGGIDSTIRLWDTETGELVRTLNGHGSWVSGLAFTPDNETLVSGSSDGTVKIWTVATGRLVRTLPGTAAEVRSIAVSPDGNQIAAGIRYGRVRVWDLATGKEQLSFLGHDADVFAVAFSPDGRTLATGDGDWNRGGQVKLWDPSTGDSLGFRQHTGEVLAIAFSPDGHSLAAGAADKRTKVWSLPGKK; this is translated from the coding sequence ATGATTGGCCGTTTTGCCTGCCTGGGTGTCTGTCTCCTGGTGCTGCTGGGCGCCGGGAAAAGCCGTGCGGAAGAGTCGATTGACCAAAAGGTCAAAGCTGGTTTGCGCCGCTTCTTTGCGCAAACGGCCCGTCCCGACGGCTCGTTCCAGCCAGGAATCGACCCCCAGTACCTGGGCATGTCGGACACGGCGTACAGCGATCTGGCCGCGGTGACCTATGCGGCCACCCTCCACCAGACATTCGGGTGGAAACTGCCCCACCCCGAAGCGACGATCCAGTTCCTCCAGAGCCGGCAAAAAAAGAACGGCGACTTTTTTAACGTTGCCGGCACGGTCGATCCGGAATCGGCGGCCGGCCGTACGTACAACACCACGCAAGGCCTGGTCGCCCTGCACGCGCTGGCCAGCCGCCCGTTATACGATCCATTGCCGGTCTTTGAAGAGATCCTCCGTGAGGATTACAAAACCTTGCCGCCGTACTCGACCAGTTTCTTCCCGCTGGCCTACCTGTGCGCCGGTAAACCGATTCCGCCGCTGGCCGATCGCGGCATTCGCGCGCTGATGATCCAGGATGAAACGGGCTACATGAACGACCATGTGGCCGCGACCTTTCACGCTTCGCACTACTATCGCCTGGTCGGGGAAGAGGCGCCCAAGTCGAGCGAAATGGTCAACCGGATCCTCCGCGACCAGAAGCCCGACGGCAGCTGGATGCTGTTCATGCCCTCGCGCGATCGGCACGCCACGTTTGACGCCGTGTTTACCCTGCGCCACGAAGGCGCCGGCCGCGAAGACTGCCGCCAGGCGATCCAAAAAGCGGCCGCCTGGGCCCTTTCCTGCCAGAACCAAGACGGCGGCTTTGGGCACTTTCCCGGCTCCACTTCCGACGCCGACGCCAACTACTTCCATGTGGGCGTGCTCGTCATGGCGGGCCTGGTGAAACCGTGCGATCCGCTGCCGAACGATCCCCATCTGCTCTCCTGGGGACACCTCATGCCGGTTGGCAAAACGAGCCCGCAATCGCCGCGGCTGTCGCTGCAGGCGGACGGCTGGGTCGGCGGCGTGGCGATCGATCCCGCCTCATCGCAACTCGCCGTCGGCAGCGCCGATAACCGCACGCGGCTGTACGATCTGGCTTCAGGCAAGCTCCAGAAAGAACTCCACGAACACCAAGACTACGTGGCGGCCGTCCGTTTCCATCCGACCGCCCCGCAACTGGCCACCGCCAGCTACGATCACACCGCCATCCTGTGGGATCTCCGCACCGGCAAGATCCAGCACCAGCTTCAGGGCCACCAGGGCGCCGTACTGGACTGCGCCTTTTCGCCTTCGGGCGAACTGCTGGCTACTGGCGGAATCGACAGCACGATCCGGCTATGGGACACGGAGACCGGCGAGCTGGTCCGGACGCTCAACGGGCATGGCTCCTGGGTCAGCGGTCTGGCCTTTACGCCTGATAACGAGACACTGGTTTCTGGCAGCTCCGACGGCACGGTCAAGATCTGGACGGTCGCCACGGGACGACTCGTCCGCACGCTGCCGGGCACCGCGGCCGAAGTGCGTTCGATCGCCGTGAGTCCCGACGGCAACCAGATCGCCGCCGGCATTCGTTACGGCCGCGTCCGCGTGTGGGACCTGGCGACAGGGAAAGAGCAGCTGTCGTTCCTGGGACACGACGCCGACGTGTTTGCGGTCGCGTTCTCGCCCGACGGGCGGACTCTGGCCACCGGCGACGGCGACTGGAACCGCGGCGGCCAGGTCAAGCTCTGGGATCCGTCCACCGGCGACTCGCTCGGCTTCCGCCAGCACACGGGCGAGGTGCTGGCGATCGCCTTCTCTCCCGACGGCCACAGTCTGGCCGCAGGAGCCGCCGACAAGCGGACCAAAGTCTGGTCATTGCCGGGCAAGAAGTAG
- a CDS encoding alpha/beta hydrolase codes for MQKLLRCVLLFGAGMALLSLPCGALAAEPTVQAPGLHTDVEFARVEGESLTLDAFVPEGKGPFPTCILVHGGGFIRGDKQSYIKPLFEPLSQAGFAWFTINYRLAPKSRFPACTDDVETAIRWVKQHAAEYKVDPSRIALIGESAGGHLVSYVGLHGKGDTRVAAVVPFYAPHDLAMQARHHKKLGDTLASLLNLTELNDDAWEKLKVASPSTYITQGTAPFLLIHGDQDDVVPLAQSTAFQQQMQAKGNVCDLLTVKGGIHGMGSWEKVNSDYQQQLIRWLKKTLQ; via the coding sequence ATGCAAAAATTGCTGCGATGCGTGCTGTTGTTTGGCGCCGGAATGGCGCTCCTGTCCCTGCCTTGCGGCGCCCTGGCGGCGGAGCCAACGGTGCAAGCGCCCGGGCTGCATACCGATGTAGAGTTCGCCCGGGTAGAAGGCGAATCGCTGACGCTCGATGCGTTTGTACCGGAAGGGAAAGGGCCGTTTCCCACCTGTATCCTGGTGCATGGCGGCGGCTTTATTCGCGGGGACAAACAGTCGTATATCAAGCCCCTGTTTGAGCCGCTGTCGCAGGCCGGTTTCGCCTGGTTCACGATCAACTATCGGCTGGCGCCCAAGTCCCGCTTTCCCGCCTGCACCGACGATGTGGAAACCGCCATTCGCTGGGTGAAGCAGCACGCGGCCGAGTACAAAGTCGACCCCAGCCGGATCGCTCTCATTGGCGAATCGGCCGGCGGCCACCTGGTATCGTACGTCGGCCTGCACGGAAAGGGCGACACGCGCGTCGCCGCGGTTGTGCCGTTTTATGCACCGCACGACCTGGCCATGCAGGCCCGTCATCACAAAAAACTCGGCGACACGCTGGCCTCCCTGCTGAACCTGACGGAGCTGAACGACGACGCCTGGGAAAAGCTGAAAGTCGCCTCCCCCAGCACGTACATCACGCAAGGAACGGCCCCGTTCCTCCTGATCCACGGCGATCAGGACGACGTCGTCCCGCTCGCCCAGTCGACCGCGTTCCAGCAGCAGATGCAAGCGAAGGGCAACGTCTGCGATCTGCTCACCGTTAAAGGCGGCATCCACGGCATGGGCAGCTGGGAGAAGGTCAACTCCGACTACCAGCAGCAACTGATCCGGTGGCTGAAAAAGACGCTGCAGTAA
- the proC gene encoding pyrroline-5-carboxylate reductase — protein MISQRIGFIGGGQMGQALARGFLQSGLTAGEQLAVCDPSAAAVEQFQSQAPGAVVCADKAELAARSEVIVLAVKPQYMPQVLKELAALPTEDCLVMSIAAGVTLAVLEKDSGAQRVIRVMPNTPCLVGQGAAGFAKGSGATAADGQLVQQLLESVGIAFELPETLLDAVTGLSGSGPAFVYAMIEALSDGGVRMGLPRHVAAQLAAQTVAGAAAMVLETGEHPAVLKDRVASPGGTTIAGLQTLEDYRVRAGLIASVQSATLRSQELGRS, from the coding sequence ATGATCAGTCAACGCATCGGATTTATTGGCGGCGGACAAATGGGCCAGGCCCTGGCCCGCGGCTTTCTGCAGAGCGGGCTGACCGCGGGCGAACAGCTGGCGGTCTGCGACCCGTCGGCGGCTGCCGTCGAGCAGTTCCAGTCCCAGGCGCCCGGCGCTGTGGTTTGCGCCGACAAGGCCGAACTGGCGGCGCGCAGCGAAGTGATCGTGCTGGCTGTCAAACCGCAGTACATGCCCCAGGTGCTCAAAGAGCTGGCCGCTTTGCCGACCGAAGATTGCCTGGTCATGTCGATCGCCGCCGGCGTAACTCTCGCAGTGCTGGAGAAAGATTCCGGCGCCCAGCGGGTCATCCGCGTAATGCCAAACACCCCTTGCCTGGTCGGTCAGGGAGCGGCCGGCTTCGCCAAAGGGAGCGGAGCCACCGCCGCCGATGGCCAACTGGTGCAGCAACTGCTGGAGTCGGTGGGGATTGCCTTTGAGTTGCCCGAGACGCTGCTCGACGCGGTAACGGGTCTGTCGGGCTCTGGCCCGGCGTTCGTGTACGCCATGATCGAAGCGCTCAGCGACGGCGGCGTGCGGATGGGTCTGCCCCGTCACGTGGCCGCCCAGCTGGCGGCGCAAACGGTCGCCGGAGCGGCCGCCATGGTGCTGGAAACGGGCGAGCATCCGGCCGTCCTCAAGGATCGCGTCGCCAGCCCCGGCGGAACCACCATCGCTGGCCTGCAGACGCTCGAAGATTATCGGGTGCGAGCCGGCCTGATCGCTTCCGTCCAGTCCGCCACCCTCCGCTCCCAGGAACTGGGCCGCAGCTAA
- a CDS encoding oxidoreductase: MNASSPATAFRCFLVRQGDKYPSGAVEQQTVNDLPPGEVLVRVAFSSLNYKDAMAATGDRGVARKLPLAPGIDLAGEVVASTSSHFEPGDSVFATGYELGVTHWGGWSEYARVPADWLMKLPAGMSAKETMTFGTAGLTAAQCVLALVEHGVKPEDGDIVVTGATGGVGSYAIGFLHRLGYRVTAVSGKPEASGWLTELGASSLLGRQEMERDPKPPLLSARWAGAVDTVGGQTLVNILRETSLNGCVAACGMAGGGKLEMTVFPFILRGVTLAGVGTAYCSRARREQVWGLLAGDWKPNDIENGVKTVTLDTVFAEVEKMLQGQHQGRTLIDLRS, encoded by the coding sequence ATGAACGCATCTTCTCCGGCAACGGCGTTTCGCTGTTTCCTGGTCCGCCAGGGCGACAAATACCCGTCAGGCGCGGTGGAACAGCAAACGGTTAACGACCTGCCCCCGGGCGAAGTACTGGTCCGCGTGGCTTTTTCCTCGTTGAATTACAAGGACGCCATGGCTGCGACGGGCGACCGCGGGGTGGCGAGAAAGTTGCCGCTGGCGCCGGGTATTGATCTGGCGGGAGAAGTGGTCGCCAGCACCTCGTCCCATTTTGAGCCCGGCGACTCTGTTTTTGCGACCGGATACGAGCTGGGAGTCACTCACTGGGGCGGCTGGTCGGAATACGCCAGGGTCCCGGCCGACTGGTTGATGAAACTGCCGGCCGGAATGTCGGCCAAAGAGACCATGACCTTTGGCACCGCGGGGCTCACGGCCGCCCAGTGCGTTCTGGCCCTGGTCGAGCACGGCGTCAAACCTGAGGACGGCGATATCGTGGTGACCGGCGCCACAGGCGGCGTCGGCAGTTACGCCATCGGGTTCCTGCATCGCCTGGGTTACCGGGTGACGGCCGTTTCCGGCAAACCGGAAGCGTCGGGCTGGCTGACAGAACTTGGCGCCAGCTCGCTCCTGGGTCGCCAGGAGATGGAGCGTGATCCCAAACCGCCGTTACTGTCGGCCCGCTGGGCCGGGGCCGTGGATACGGTCGGCGGACAAACGCTGGTCAACATTTTGCGGGAAACGTCGCTCAACGGCTGTGTGGCCGCATGCGGCATGGCGGGAGGGGGAAAGCTTGAGATGACCGTTTTCCCCTTTATCCTGCGCGGCGTTACCCTGGCCGGCGTCGGCACGGCTTACTGCAGCCGGGCGCGCCGGGAACAGGTCTGGGGGTTGCTGGCAGGCGACTGGAAACCCAATGACATAGAGAACGGCGTCAAGACAGTTACGCTCGATACGGTTTTCGCCGAAGTGGAAAAAATGCTGCAGGGCCAGCACCAGGGACGTACCTTGATCGACCTGCGGTCCTGA
- a CDS encoding response regulator transcription factor, producing MTDLIIYIVEPDLTNGRSLVELLTNHGHRSELYSSGEKLLEQFKPNRQGILILALDLPGIAGIDLLLHLTQLAPYLPVIAVSQRGDVSTAVKAIKSGALTLVEKPVTADAILEALAEAFQYQHRCRRAESKRQKVMRLMHSLTSKEREVLDRLVEGMPNKQIARRLDIGLRTVELRRSNILKKFGVKSLAEAVKIAILYELYMEDNLVPEGPDIDGLGSPAT from the coding sequence ATGACCGATCTTATCATTTACATTGTTGAACCTGATCTCACGAATGGGCGTTCGCTCGTTGAGTTACTAACCAATCATGGCCACCGCTCCGAACTTTATTCCTCGGGCGAGAAACTCCTCGAACAGTTCAAACCCAATCGTCAAGGTATCCTCATACTTGCTCTGGATCTCCCTGGGATCGCCGGTATCGATCTGTTGCTGCACCTGACGCAGCTGGCTCCGTACCTGCCGGTGATCGCCGTGAGTCAACGGGGCGACGTGAGCACCGCCGTAAAAGCAATTAAATCAGGCGCCCTGACGCTGGTGGAAAAACCCGTCACCGCCGATGCCATTCTGGAAGCGCTCGCCGAAGCGTTCCAGTATCAGCATCGGTGTCGACGTGCGGAATCCAAGCGGCAAAAGGTCATGCGCCTGATGCATTCGCTGACCAGCAAAGAGCGCGAGGTGCTGGACCGGCTGGTAGAAGGAATGCCCAATAAACAGATCGCCAGGCGGCTGGATATTGGCTTGCGCACGGTCGAGCTGCGCCGCTCCAATATCTTGAAAAAGTTCGGCGTGAAATCATTGGCGGAGGCAGTCAAAATCGCCATACTGTACGAACTGTACATGGAAGATAACCTGGTGCCCGAAGGCCCCGACATCGACGGGCTCGGCTCCCCGGCGACCTGA
- the dprA gene encoding DNA-processing protein DprA, which yields MIPTLSPQKRAAMKLSLVPGVGPRIYQDLVQRFGDPLSVFSAAPSELRSTPGVGPKLLAALLQADELTNVDQELALCGEHQISLLATSDDDYPRPLQDIPDPPPLLYLRGNLLPTDAIAIAIVGSRHATHYGSTQAERLAGGLARAGITVVSGLARGIDKAAHRGALAAGGRTLAVLGSGVLNIYPPEHDKLAQDVIAHGALLSEYPPQKPPSQGSFPQRNRIVTGLSLGVIVVEASERSGALISARHALEQNREVFAVPGSVDSRNSRGCHRLIRDGARLVETVDDVLEELGPLVEGVTTDNGAEVRHPAELKLSEMERQVLDAIPTEPATIDTVVASSRLPIHNVLATISVLEMRRLVRRLGGQRLVRL from the coding sequence ATGATCCCCACCTTGTCGCCCCAGAAACGGGCCGCCATGAAGCTGTCCCTGGTTCCGGGCGTCGGCCCGCGCATCTACCAGGACCTGGTCCAGCGATTTGGCGACCCCCTGAGCGTCTTCTCGGCGGCTCCCAGCGAACTTCGCAGCACGCCGGGGGTCGGCCCCAAACTGCTGGCGGCCTTGCTCCAGGCGGACGAACTGACGAACGTCGATCAGGAACTGGCTCTTTGCGGCGAGCACCAGATCTCCCTGCTGGCGACCAGCGACGACGACTATCCGCGGCCACTGCAGGACATCCCCGATCCGCCGCCGCTGTTGTATCTGCGGGGCAACCTGCTGCCGACCGACGCCATCGCCATCGCCATTGTCGGCTCACGGCACGCCACGCACTACGGCTCCACCCAGGCCGAACGCCTGGCCGGCGGGCTGGCCCGCGCCGGCATTACGGTCGTCAGCGGCCTGGCCCGGGGAATCGACAAGGCGGCCCACCGCGGGGCGCTCGCCGCAGGTGGAAGAACGCTCGCTGTTCTCGGCAGCGGCGTGCTGAACATTTACCCGCCCGAACATGACAAACTGGCCCAGGACGTGATCGCCCACGGAGCCTTGCTAAGCGAGTACCCGCCGCAAAAGCCGCCGTCGCAAGGTTCGTTCCCGCAGCGGAACCGGATCGTCACCGGGCTGAGCCTGGGGGTGATCGTCGTCGAAGCCAGCGAGCGATCCGGCGCGCTGATCTCGGCCCGGCATGCGTTGGAGCAGAATCGCGAGGTGTTCGCCGTGCCAGGCAGCGTCGACAGCCGCAACTCCCGCGGCTGCCATCGACTAATCCGCGACGGGGCCCGTCTGGTGGAAACGGTCGACGATGTGCTGGAAGAACTCGGCCCGCTGGTCGAAGGCGTAACGACCGACAACGGCGCGGAAGTCCGCCATCCGGCCGAGCTGAAGCTCAGCGAGATGGAGCGGCAAGTGCTCGATGCGATTCCGACCGAGCCCGCCACGATCGATACGGTTGTCGCCAGCAGCCGTCTGCCAATCCATAACGTGCTGGCGACCATCAGCGTGCTGGAAATGCGGCGACTGGTCCGCCGCCTGGGCGGGCAGCGGCTGGTTCGGCTTTAA
- a CDS encoding lysophospholipid acyltransferase family protein has translation MTTLQSALLFFALLACVLAAALWRLYARSPYNLMQSALYFVNVLLTRFLWRTRFPDPLPLPTGQGAVIVSNHRSSVDPFFVQLAAGRVVHWMVAREYVVHPAFGWFLRACQVIPVRRTGVDTAATKAAIRYASQGGVIGVFPEGRINMTDAFLLPCRPGAAMIAIKAGVPLIPCYIEGSPYNQTPWSPFFMTAKVRVQFGEPISVAGCDERNSEQLQTVMLACLSQITRLAGRLDVQPKLAGKKWMASRQQIEADMALSEQRNRRPPRKQP, from the coding sequence ATGACGACGCTGCAGTCCGCCTTGCTGTTTTTCGCCCTGCTGGCCTGTGTGTTGGCGGCGGCGTTGTGGCGGCTGTACGCGCGCAGCCCTTACAACCTGATGCAATCGGCTCTTTATTTCGTCAATGTGCTTTTGACCCGCTTTCTCTGGCGGACGCGGTTTCCCGATCCGCTCCCACTGCCGACTGGCCAGGGGGCAGTGATTGTTTCCAATCACCGCAGCAGTGTCGATCCGTTCTTTGTGCAACTGGCGGCAGGACGCGTTGTTCACTGGATGGTCGCCCGGGAGTATGTCGTGCACCCAGCGTTTGGCTGGTTCTTAAGGGCGTGCCAGGTGATTCCGGTCCGGCGGACGGGCGTGGACACAGCGGCCACCAAGGCGGCCATCCGCTATGCGTCGCAAGGCGGCGTGATCGGCGTTTTTCCCGAAGGCCGGATCAACATGACCGACGCGTTCCTGCTGCCGTGCCGGCCCGGCGCGGCGATGATCGCCATCAAGGCGGGCGTGCCGCTGATACCCTGCTATATCGAAGGGTCGCCTTATAACCAGACGCCCTGGAGCCCGTTTTTCATGACGGCGAAAGTCCGCGTGCAGTTTGGCGAGCCGATCTCGGTCGCCGGTTGCGATGAACGGAACAGCGAACAACTGCAGACAGTCATGCTCGCCTGTTTATCGCAGATCACGCGGCTGGCGGGTCGCCTGGATGTGCAGCCGAAGCTGGCCGGTAAAAAGTGGATGGCCAGCCGCCAACAGATCGAAGCCGACATGGCGCTCAGCGAACAGCGAAATCGCCGCCCGCCACGGAAGCAGCCCTGA